The Methylomicrobium agile genome has a segment encoding these proteins:
- a CDS encoding IS5 family transposase yields the protein MSQPAHRRHDISDTVWSLLEPHLPGRAGAWGGKARDNRLFINAVFWILRTGAPWRDLPPDYGDWKNTHRRFCRWRDHGVWEALLEQLVTEPDYEWLMIDASHIKVHPHATGAQGGNQGMAVTKGGSTVRYIWPWMRMVCRSESLLQQVPQQIVRRLQP from the coding sequence ATGTCCCAACCTGCCCACCGCCGCCATGACATTTCCGATACGGTTTGGAGCTTACTGGAACCCCATCTGCCCGGCCGTGCCGGGGCCTGGGGCGGAAAAGCGCGAGACAACCGCTTGTTTATCAATGCGGTCTTCTGGATTTTGCGTACCGGTGCGCCATGGCGCGACCTGCCACCTGACTATGGCGATTGGAAGAACACCCATCGCCGGTTTTGCCGTTGGCGAGATCACGGCGTCTGGGAAGCCCTGTTGGAACAGTTGGTCACCGAACCCGACTATGAATGGTTGATGATTGATGCCAGCCACATCAAAGTCCATCCGCATGCGACCGGCGCGCAAGGCGGCAATCAGGGCATGGCGGTCACAAAAGGGGGCTCAACAGTAAGATACATCTGGCCGTGGATGCGCATGGTATGCCGGTCAGAATCCTTATTACAGCAGGTACCACAGCAGATTGTTCGCAGGCTTCAGCCTTGA
- a CDS encoding PilZ domain-containing protein — MRYIRKDIKVHIRKQNWFSAIGGDRFRQEIPVELLDISNRGCLIFSPEKLAVRSKIIVLLTFETARRFEIGATVIRKSEGEDQYGIKFAAYNNELGDYMLKTQEKLTFK; from the coding sequence GTGCGTTATATCCGCAAGGACATCAAGGTCCATATCCGCAAACAGAATTGGTTTAGCGCGATCGGGGGCGACCGGTTTCGGCAGGAGATTCCGGTCGAGCTACTCGATATCAGCAACCGGGGCTGCTTGATCTTCAGTCCGGAGAAATTGGCGGTACGTTCCAAGATCATCGTATTACTGACGTTCGAAACCGCCAGGCGCTTCGAGATTGGTGCCACGGTGATCAGAAAATCCGAGGGCGAGGACCAGTATGGGATAAAATTCGCCGCTTATAATAACGAGCTCGGCGACTATATGCTGAAGACCCAGGAAAAACTGACTTTCAAGTGA
- a CDS encoding S-methyl-5'-thioinosine phosphorylase, whose product MSKLAIIGGTGLMQLEGLKIVKRDALTTPYGQPSAEFLTGDFHGREVVFLARHGNPHAIPPHKINYRANLFGLQQLGVERIIAVAAVGGITREMEPAHIAIPDQIIDYTYGRHHTFFEGENDPVTHVDFTYPYTQKLRTGLITAAAKADIRVSPLGTYGCTQGPRLESTAEIRRMERDGCDVVGMTGMPEAALAREVGIDYAAMAVVANWAAGKTEGEITMVEIEMHLHKGMANAAEILKAFIAA is encoded by the coding sequence ATGAGCAAACTCGCGATCATCGGCGGCACCGGCCTCATGCAGCTCGAAGGTTTGAAGATCGTCAAGCGCGATGCATTGACGACGCCTTACGGCCAGCCGTCGGCCGAATTCCTGACCGGCGACTTCCACGGCCGCGAAGTGGTTTTTCTGGCCCGGCACGGCAATCCGCATGCGATCCCGCCGCACAAAATCAACTACCGGGCCAACCTCTTCGGGCTCCAGCAGCTCGGGGTCGAACGGATCATTGCGGTGGCGGCGGTCGGCGGCATTACGCGGGAGATGGAACCCGCGCACATTGCGATACCGGACCAGATCATCGACTATACCTACGGCCGCCACCACACCTTTTTCGAGGGTGAAAACGACCCGGTTACCCATGTCGATTTCACCTATCCGTACACCCAGAAGCTGCGTACCGGACTGATCACGGCGGCTGCGAAAGCGGATATCCGGGTTTCTCCCCTGGGCACCTACGGCTGCACGCAGGGTCCGCGTCTTGAATCCACCGCCGAAATCCGCCGGATGGAACGGGACGGCTGCGATGTGGTCGGGATGACCGGTATGCCGGAAGCGGCGCTGGCGAGGGAAGTCGGGATCGATTATGCGGCGATGGCGGTGGTTGCGAACTGGGCCGCCGGAAAGACCGAAGGCGAAATCACGATGGTGGAAATCGAGATGCATCTGCACAAAGGCATGGCGAACGCGGCAGAAATTCTGAAAGCGTTTATTGCAGCCTGA
- a CDS encoding hypoxanthine-guanine phosphoribosyltransferase: protein MLDEIQQVQETADLLYSEQEVETALDRMAEQINRKLAGTNPVFVCVMHGGVVAAGRLLTRLTMPLTIDAVNASRYQNKTSGSTLAWTLKPGTPLAGRTVLIVDDILDEGITLKAIVDYCLEQGANTVYTAVLVDKKLDHPKPIQADFVGVETENRYLFGYGMDYKGYLRNAAGIYACKEGGA from the coding sequence ATGCTAGACGAAATTCAACAGGTACAAGAAACGGCCGATTTGCTGTACAGCGAACAGGAAGTCGAAACGGCGCTCGACCGGATGGCCGAACAAATCAACCGGAAACTGGCCGGCACCAACCCGGTGTTCGTATGCGTGATGCACGGCGGCGTCGTCGCGGCCGGCCGTCTGCTCACGCGGCTGACCATGCCGCTGACGATCGATGCGGTCAACGCGAGCCGGTATCAGAACAAAACGTCGGGCAGCACACTCGCATGGACGCTGAAACCCGGCACGCCGCTGGCGGGCCGGACCGTGCTGATCGTCGACGACATTCTCGATGAAGGGATTACCCTGAAGGCGATCGTCGATTATTGCCTCGAACAAGGGGCGAACACCGTCTACACGGCCGTGCTGGTCGATAAAAAGCTCGACCATCCGAAGCCGATTCAGGCCGATTTCGTCGGCGTCGAGACCGAAAACCGTTATCTGTTCGGGTACGGGATGGATTACAAAGGCTATTTGCGCAACGCGGCCGGCATTTATGCCTGCAAGGAAGGCGGCGCATGA
- the nagZ gene encoding beta-N-acetylhexosaminidase, producing MTTLPSLGPVMLDVEGPTLAVHEIDKIRHPNTGAVILFARNYDNPEQVRALIASIRKARGGEVLIAVDQEGGRVQRFQNGFTRLPPAARYAEKPELAEAAGWLMASELLAVGVDFSFAPVLDVDCGISQVIGNRSFSTDPERAAELASRFRKGMQSAGMAATGKHFPGHGAVAPDSHLALPVDERGLDSIRAKDLLPFKRLIAEGLEGVMPAHVVFAATDPRPAGFSPFWIQQVLRKELQFDGAVFSDDLSMAGASWAGGYPERAEAALAAGCDMVLVCNNPAAAEQVLETLPTKADPLREHRLAAMRGKAQFTREELMNSVQWRKISERINRAFHSC from the coding sequence ATGACGACGCTTCCTTCACTCGGACCGGTCATGCTCGATGTCGAGGGGCCGACCCTCGCCGTGCATGAGATCGACAAAATCCGCCATCCGAACACCGGCGCGGTAATCCTGTTCGCGCGCAACTATGACAATCCCGAACAGGTCCGGGCGCTGATCGCGAGTATTCGCAAGGCGCGCGGCGGCGAAGTTTTGATCGCAGTCGACCAGGAAGGCGGCCGGGTTCAGCGTTTTCAAAACGGTTTCACGCGCCTGCCGCCGGCCGCGCGCTATGCGGAAAAACCGGAACTGGCCGAAGCGGCGGGTTGGCTGATGGCCAGCGAACTGCTTGCGGTCGGCGTCGATTTCAGTTTTGCGCCGGTGCTCGACGTCGATTGCGGGATCAGCCAAGTGATCGGCAACCGCTCGTTTTCGACCGATCCCGAACGGGCGGCGGAACTGGCTTCGAGGTTCAGGAAAGGCATGCAGTCGGCCGGCATGGCCGCGACCGGCAAACATTTTCCGGGGCACGGCGCGGTCGCGCCCGATTCGCATCTGGCGCTGCCGGTCGACGAACGCGGCCTGGACAGCATCCGCGCCAAGGATTTGCTTCCGTTCAAGCGGCTGATCGCCGAAGGGCTCGAAGGCGTAATGCCTGCGCATGTCGTGTTTGCGGCGACCGACCCGCGGCCCGCCGGTTTTTCGCCGTTCTGGATACAACAGGTTTTGCGGAAAGAATTACAATTCGACGGCGCGGTTTTCAGCGACGATTTGAGCATGGCCGGCGCTTCCTGGGCCGGAGGCTATCCCGAACGCGCCGAGGCGGCGCTCGCCGCCGGCTGCGACATGGTGCTGGTCTGCAACAATCCGGCCGCCGCCGAACAAGTGCTCGAAACCCTGCCGACCAAAGCCGACCCGCTCCGGGAACACCGCCTTGCCGCGATGCGGGGCAAAGCGCAATTTACCCGCGAAGAATTAATGAATTCGGTACAATGGCGCAAAATTTCAGAACGGATCAATCGAGCTTTTCACTCATGCTAG
- a CDS encoding TatD family hydrolase, whose amino-acid sequence MLIDSHCHLDRIDLEPYRNDFSVFLKEAENQRIEHMLCISIDMEAYPPMLDLVSRYPQLSATVGVHPNAHEGFEPNEEQLVELGSHPKVIGIGETGLDYFRSAGDLGWQHERFRTHIRAAKALNKPLIVHTREAREDTLRILKEEGAESCGGVIHCFTENQAFAEQALDLNFYLSFSGIVTFNSAKEIKEVAKRVPLDRFLIETDSPYLAPVPFRGKPNYPTYVRYVAEQIAELRNTSFEEIADASTRNFYTLFKLNQQSDKKPLPEI is encoded by the coding sequence ATGCTTATCGACTCGCATTGCCATCTCGACCGCATCGACCTCGAACCCTACCGGAACGATTTCTCGGTTTTCCTGAAAGAAGCTGAAAATCAGCGCATCGAACACATGCTCTGCATCTCGATCGACATGGAAGCGTATCCGCCCATGCTCGACTTGGTCAGCCGTTATCCGCAGCTCTCGGCGACGGTCGGCGTGCATCCGAACGCGCATGAAGGTTTTGAGCCGAACGAGGAGCAATTGGTCGAGCTGGGCAGTCATCCGAAAGTGATCGGCATCGGCGAAACCGGCCTGGATTATTTCCGCAGCGCCGGCGACCTCGGCTGGCAGCACGAGCGTTTCCGGACCCATATCCGCGCCGCGAAAGCGCTAAACAAGCCGCTGATCGTGCATACCCGCGAAGCGCGCGAAGACACGCTGCGCATTCTGAAGGAAGAAGGCGCCGAAAGCTGCGGCGGCGTCATCCATTGTTTTACCGAAAACCAGGCATTCGCCGAACAGGCGCTCGACCTGAACTTTTATCTTTCATTCTCCGGCATCGTGACGTTCAACAGCGCGAAGGAAATCAAGGAAGTCGCGAAACGTGTGCCCCTCGACCGTTTTCTGATCGAAACCGACTCGCCTTATCTTGCGCCGGTGCCGTTCCGCGGCAAGCCGAACTATCCGACCTACGTGCGCTATGTCGCCGAACAGATCGCCGAATTGCGCAATACCTCGTTCGAAGAAATCGCCGACGCCTCGACGAGAAACTTTTATACGCTGTTCAAGTTGAACCAACAATCGGATAAAAAACCACTCCCTGAAATTTAA
- a CDS encoding PilZ domain-containing protein, whose protein sequence is MSSPDSTPRQGILSLSIKEKSALYMAYMPFVTNGGLFIPTTRNYEMGQEVFILLSLMEETERLPIAGKIVWKTPAGSVYRAAGIGVQFSDQDGGMVRNKLENYLAGTLESERPTHTM, encoded by the coding sequence ATGTCATCGCCAGACTCTACTCCCCGGCAAGGCATCTTGTCGCTGTCCATCAAGGAAAAAAGCGCGCTGTATATGGCTTATATGCCTTTCGTAACCAACGGCGGCTTGTTCATCCCGACCACCCGGAATTATGAAATGGGCCAGGAAGTATTCATTTTGCTGAGCCTGATGGAAGAAACCGAAAGGCTGCCGATTGCCGGCAAAATCGTCTGGAAAACCCCGGCGGGCAGCGTGTACCGCGCCGCCGGCATCGGCGTGCAATTCAGCGACCAGGACGGCGGCATGGTCCGCAATAAGCTCGAAAACTATCTGGCCGGCACGCTCGAATCCGAACGGCCAACCCATACGATGTAA
- a CDS encoding DNA polymerase III subunit delta' — MKPLLPWQQTQWRQLCGYLRQRRIPQALLISGNKGLGKRELAERFAAVLLCRAPSAEGEVCGSCQACKLHAAGNHPDLLVVAPEEPGKAIGINPIRELIADIQLKPQYDAYRVVIIDPAEQLNRASANAFLKCLEEPTERTVIILVTANPARLPITIASRCQRLALTPPARAAAVAWLQARSVADADALAALAQNAPLTALAYAEEQVLTTRNGCFKAWLDIARRRASPVAIAEDWQKLPLSPLLSWLTGWVIELVKCKFQPQNPPTPSASAERPLQELAERLDLKGLYRLYDLLLAARERLDSQINKQMMLEEILIQWTELNRS, encoded by the coding sequence ATGAAACCGTTACTGCCCTGGCAGCAAACCCAATGGCGGCAACTGTGCGGCTACCTCCGCCAGCGGCGCATTCCGCAGGCGCTGCTGATCAGCGGCAACAAGGGCCTCGGCAAACGCGAACTGGCCGAACGCTTCGCCGCAGTCCTGCTCTGCCGGGCGCCTTCCGCCGAAGGGGAAGTCTGCGGCAGTTGCCAGGCCTGTAAACTGCATGCGGCAGGCAATCACCCGGACCTGTTGGTGGTGGCTCCGGAAGAACCCGGCAAGGCGATCGGGATCAACCCGATCCGCGAACTGATCGCCGATATCCAATTGAAACCGCAATACGACGCCTATCGGGTCGTGATCATCGATCCCGCCGAACAACTGAACCGGGCGTCCGCGAACGCATTTTTGAAGTGTCTCGAAGAACCGACCGAACGCACGGTGATCATTCTGGTCACCGCCAACCCGGCCAGACTGCCGATCACGATCGCCAGCCGCTGCCAGCGCCTGGCCTTGACGCCGCCGGCCCGGGCCGCCGCCGTTGCCTGGCTGCAAGCCCGGTCGGTCGCCGATGCGGATGCGCTGGCGGCGCTGGCTCAAAACGCGCCGCTGACCGCGCTGGCCTATGCGGAAGAACAGGTCTTGACCACCCGCAACGGCTGCTTCAAAGCCTGGCTCGACATCGCCCGCCGTCGCGCCAGCCCGGTCGCCATTGCCGAAGACTGGCAAAAACTGCCGCTCTCCCCGCTGCTCTCCTGGCTGACCGGCTGGGTGATCGAGCTGGTCAAATGCAAATTCCAGCCGCAAAATCCCCCCACGCCGTCTGCTTCGGCCGAACGCCCCTTGCAGGAACTGGCTGAGCGGCTAGACTTAAAGGGCCTGTATCGATTGTACGATTTATTGCTGGCGGCCCGCGAGCGGCTCGACAGTCAGATCAATAAACAAATGATGCTGGAAGAAATTCTGATTCAATGGACCGAACTCAACCGGAGCTAA
- the tmk gene encoding dTMP kinase — protein sequence MTRGKFITLEGGEGVGKSTNLVFLQDYLKHRGIPAVVTREPGGTPLAEKLREVLLAHGSESIAPTAELLLMFAARAQHIRHVIEPALARGEWVLCDRFTDATYAYQGGARHMDCAAITWLENLVQGSLRPDLTLLLDAPAEIGLARAKGRRSKPDRFETEKRRFFEDVRQAYLRLAALHPERIRLIAADRPLPEVQADLAASLSALLK from the coding sequence ATGACACGCGGAAAATTCATCACCCTCGAAGGCGGCGAGGGCGTCGGTAAAAGCACGAACCTGGTCTTTCTGCAAGACTATCTGAAGCACCGGGGCATTCCGGCCGTCGTCACCCGCGAACCCGGCGGTACGCCGTTGGCCGAGAAGCTCCGCGAAGTGCTGCTCGCCCACGGCAGCGAATCGATCGCCCCGACCGCCGAATTATTGCTGATGTTCGCGGCCCGCGCGCAGCACATCCGCCATGTGATCGAACCGGCGCTGGCCCGGGGCGAATGGGTGCTGTGCGACCGTTTCACCGACGCGACTTACGCCTACCAGGGCGGTGCGCGGCACATGGATTGCGCCGCGATTACCTGGCTCGAAAATCTGGTGCAAGGATCGCTTCGCCCCGATCTGACGCTGCTGCTCGATGCGCCGGCCGAAATCGGCCTGGCGCGCGCGAAGGGACGCCGGAGCAAACCAGACCGCTTCGAAACCGAAAAACGCCGGTTTTTCGAAGACGTGAGGCAGGCCTATTTGCGGCTCGCCGCACTGCATCCGGAGCGGATCAGGCTCATTGCCGCAGACCGCCCTCTGCCCGAAGTGCAGGCGGATCTCGCCGCTTCGCTGTCGGCCTTGCTCAAATGA
- the mltG gene encoding endolytic transglycosylase MltG, whose translation MSHKIIGLTLLFISFTAGWAWMDYRAVLETPAVKDNPVVIEIAKGDSMDRIAEKLAEQHLKINPFWFKVVALRKQAASKLKTGEFEFAVGLTLPEIIDQIAAGKTRQHSVTFPEGWRLTDILNALNSNPYIEHTLKDASPDALRTRLEIKENHAEGLFFPDTYFFEKNMTDVSLLKRAYGKMQSVMQEEWPQRSADLPLVSPYEALILASIIEKETGANDERPLIAGVMTRRLKNDIPLQTDPTVIYGMGSDYQGNIGEQDLKNPTPYNTYQVKGLPPTPIAMPGRQAIRAALHPDDGSSLYFVAKGDGTHVFSSTLQEHNRAVKQFQKQKK comes from the coding sequence GTGAGCCATAAAATCATAGGACTGACCTTATTATTCATCAGCTTCACGGCCGGCTGGGCGTGGATGGATTACCGTGCCGTGTTGGAAACACCGGCCGTCAAAGATAATCCGGTTGTGATCGAGATCGCGAAGGGAGATTCGATGGACCGAATTGCCGAAAAACTCGCCGAACAACATCTGAAGATCAATCCATTCTGGTTCAAGGTGGTCGCGCTCCGAAAGCAGGCGGCCTCCAAGCTGAAAACCGGCGAGTTCGAATTCGCCGTCGGACTGACGCTGCCCGAAATCATCGATCAAATCGCCGCCGGCAAGACCCGGCAACACAGCGTCACCTTTCCGGAAGGCTGGAGATTGACCGATATTCTGAACGCGCTGAACAGCAACCCCTACATCGAACACACCCTGAAAGATGCTTCCCCCGACGCCCTACGCACCCGGCTTGAAATCAAGGAAAACCATGCCGAAGGCTTGTTTTTCCCGGATACTTATTTTTTCGAAAAAAACATGACGGATGTCTCGCTGCTGAAGAGGGCCTACGGTAAAATGCAGTCGGTGATGCAGGAAGAATGGCCGCAAAGATCGGCAGACCTGCCGCTTGTCTCGCCTTACGAGGCGCTAATCCTAGCCTCGATCATCGAAAAAGAAACCGGCGCGAACGACGAACGGCCCCTGATCGCGGGCGTGATGACGCGCCGACTGAAAAACGACATCCCGCTACAGACCGACCCGACGGTCATCTACGGGATGGGCTCCGATTATCAAGGCAATATCGGCGAGCAGGATCTGAAAAATCCGACGCCCTATAATACCTACCAGGTCAAAGGCCTGCCGCCGACGCCGATCGCGATGCCGGGACGCCAGGCAATCCGCGCCGCCCTTCACCCCGATGACGGCAGCAGCCTGTATTTCGTCGCGAAAGGCGACGGCACCCATGTCTTTTCATCGACCCTGCAGGAACACAACCGCGCGGTCAAACAGTTCCAAAAACAAAAAAAATGA
- the pabC gene encoding aminodeoxychorismate lyase, translated as MLLVNGERRKTLPVSDRGLQYGDGLFETIEIENSRPVFFDLHLRRLEAGCLRLGLPFPSPGLLAEEARTLCRESPAQAVLKIIVTAGSGGRGYRRPETIETTRILSLHPYPEYPAAFGTEGIRARLCATRLGINPALAGLKHLNRLEQVLARAEWSDSAIQEGLMLDSGGHLIEGTMTNLFYARNGALYTASLEWCGIAGIIRELIMRLAARHRLAVIELSYTPERLASADEAFVCNSIIGIWPVRQFEQIALRPGPITRNMQQWLADYKQETLRSEP; from the coding sequence ATGCTGCTTGTCAATGGTGAACGCAGAAAGACCCTGCCCGTTTCGGACCGCGGCCTGCAATATGGAGACGGCTTGTTCGAAACGATCGAAATCGAGAATTCCCGGCCGGTTTTTTTCGATCTGCACCTGAGGCGTCTCGAGGCGGGTTGCCTTCGGCTCGGGCTTCCGTTTCCCTCTCCCGGCCTATTGGCCGAAGAAGCCCGGACCTTGTGCCGGGAGTCGCCCGCTCAAGCCGTACTCAAGATCATTGTGACCGCCGGCTCCGGCGGGCGCGGCTATCGCCGTCCCGAAACGATCGAAACCACCCGGATTTTGAGCCTGCACCCCTACCCCGAGTACCCGGCCGCCTTCGGCACCGAAGGGATCCGGGCCCGCCTCTGCGCAACACGCCTGGGCATCAATCCGGCCTTGGCCGGCCTCAAACATCTGAACCGGCTGGAACAAGTACTCGCCCGCGCCGAATGGAGCGACTCCGCCATCCAGGAAGGCCTGATGCTGGACAGCGGCGGCCATCTGATCGAGGGGACGATGACCAACCTATTCTATGCCCGGAACGGCGCCCTCTACACCGCCTCGCTCGAATGGTGCGGGATTGCGGGCATCATTCGCGAACTGATCATGCGGCTTGCCGCCCGGCATCGACTTGCCGTTATAGAACTCAGCTACACGCCCGAACGGTTAGCGTCGGCCGATGAAGCCTTCGTCTGCAATTCGATTATCGGCATCTGGCCGGTCCGGCAATTCGAGCAAATCGCCCTCCGTCCCGGTCCAATTACCCGTAACATGCAGCAATGGCTGGCGGATTACAAACAAGAGACGCTTCGCAGTGAGCCATAA
- the fabF gene encoding beta-ketoacyl-ACP synthase II has protein sequence MSTRRVVITGLGAITPLANTVAETWDGIINGRSGISPIDSFDISPFATTFGGVIRNFDVTQYIPAKDAQRMDGFIHYGLAAGCQAIEDSGLEVTDANAERIGVAIGAGIGGVTGIEECYALYDKSGPRRISPFFVPGNIINMISGNLSIKYGLKGPNFAIVTACATGTHNIGDAARLIQHGDADVMIAGGAERCTTSPTAMGGFISAKALSRRNDSPATASRPWDKDRDGFVLSDGAGVVVLEELEHAKARGAKIYAELIGYGMSGDAYHMTTPSPGGEGAARCMRNALRNAGLNPADIDYINAHGTSTPAGDIGETQAMKAALGDHAYKIAVSSTKSMIGHMLGAAGGIEAVLTALSIEHQIAPPTINLDNPDPECDLDYVPHVARDMKISIAMSNSFGFGGTNGTLIFKRYE, from the coding sequence TTGAGCACACGTCGAGTCGTAATCACCGGTTTGGGCGCCATTACGCCTTTAGCAAACACGGTAGCCGAAACCTGGGACGGCATCATTAACGGCAGAAGCGGCATCAGCCCGATCGATTCGTTTGACATCTCGCCTTTCGCCACTACCTTCGGCGGCGTGATTCGCAATTTTGACGTCACCCAATATATCCCGGCCAAAGATGCCCAGCGCATGGACGGCTTCATCCACTACGGACTGGCGGCCGGCTGCCAGGCGATCGAAGATTCCGGCCTCGAAGTGACCGACGCGAACGCGGAACGGATCGGCGTGGCGATCGGCGCCGGCATCGGCGGCGTGACCGGCATCGAAGAGTGTTACGCGCTGTACGACAAAAGCGGCCCACGGCGGATTTCGCCGTTCTTCGTGCCCGGCAACATCATCAACATGATTTCCGGCAACCTGTCGATCAAGTATGGATTGAAAGGCCCGAATTTCGCGATCGTAACCGCCTGCGCGACCGGCACGCACAATATCGGCGATGCGGCGCGGCTGATCCAGCACGGCGACGCGGACGTCATGATCGCCGGCGGCGCGGAACGATGCACGACCTCGCCGACCGCGATGGGCGGCTTCATCTCGGCAAAGGCGTTGTCGCGCCGCAACGATAGCCCGGCCACGGCCAGCCGGCCCTGGGACAAAGACCGCGACGGCTTCGTACTCAGCGACGGCGCGGGCGTAGTCGTTCTTGAAGAACTCGAACACGCGAAAGCGCGCGGCGCCAAGATTTATGCGGAACTGATCGGTTACGGCATGAGCGGCGACGCCTATCACATGACCACGCCGTCGCCGGGCGGCGAAGGCGCGGCGCGCTGCATGCGCAACGCCCTGCGCAACGCCGGCCTGAATCCCGCCGACATCGATTACATCAACGCGCACGGCACCTCGACGCCGGCCGGCGATATCGGCGAAACTCAGGCGATGAAAGCCGCCTTGGGCGACCATGCCTATAAGATCGCGGTCAGTTCGACCAAGTCGATGATCGGCCACATGCTCGGCGCGGCCGGCGGCATCGAGGCGGTATTGACCGCGCTCAGCATCGAGCACCAGATCGCGCCGCCGACGATCAACCTGGATAACCCCGATCCCGAGTGCGATCTCGACTATGTCCCGCACGTGGCCCGCGACATGAAGATCAGCATTGCGATGTCGAACTCCTTCGGTTTCGGCGGCACCAACGGAACGCTGATCTTTAAACGCTACGAATAA
- the acpP gene encoding acyl carrier protein, with amino-acid sequence MSNVEQRVKKIVAEQLGVKEDIANDASFVDDLGADSLDTVELVMALEEEFECEIPDEEAEKITTVQQAIDYVEKNT; translated from the coding sequence ATGAGTAATGTTGAACAACGAGTAAAAAAGATTGTTGCAGAGCAATTGGGCGTCAAAGAAGATATCGCCAACGACGCGTCTTTCGTGGACGATCTGGGTGCCGATTCTCTGGACACCGTTGAACTCGTTATGGCGCTTGAAGAAGAATTCGAATGCGAAATTCCGGACGAAGAAGCTGAAAAAATCACCACCGTTCAGCAAGCTATCGACTACGTCGAAAAAAATACCTGA
- the fabG gene encoding 3-oxoacyl-ACP reductase FabG, giving the protein MAKQVALVTGASRGIGKAIAERLAGDGFFVVGTATTDNGAKAISAYLGENGKGLRLDVANADSVAEAIKTVNDAFGAPTVLVNNAGITRDNLLMRMKDEEWDAIINTNLASVFRMSKAVLRGMMKARTGRIISISSVVGSTGNAGQANYAAAKAGIVGFSKSLAKEVGSRNITVNVVAPGFIDTDMTRELGDEIKTSLLASIPLERLGSAEEIAHAVSFLASPGASYITGETLHVNGGMYMP; this is encoded by the coding sequence ATGGCTAAACAAGTCGCCTTAGTGACAGGCGCCAGCCGCGGCATCGGCAAGGCGATCGCCGAAAGACTGGCCGGCGACGGCTTTTTCGTGGTCGGCACCGCGACCACCGACAACGGCGCGAAAGCGATCTCGGCTTATCTCGGCGAAAACGGCAAGGGCCTGCGTCTCGACGTCGCAAACGCCGATTCGGTCGCCGAAGCGATCAAGACCGTCAACGACGCATTCGGCGCACCAACCGTACTGGTCAACAATGCGGGCATTACCCGCGACAATCTGTTGATGCGGATGAAAGACGAAGAATGGGATGCGATCATCAATACCAATCTCGCCTCGGTCTTCCGAATGAGCAAGGCCGTGCTGCGCGGGATGATGAAAGCGCGAACCGGACGGATCATCAGCATTTCTTCGGTGGTCGGTTCGACCGGCAACGCGGGACAAGCCAATTATGCCGCCGCCAAGGCCGGCATCGTCGGATTCAGTAAATCGCTGGCAAAAGAAGTCGGCTCGCGGAATATTACCGTGAACGTGGTGGCTCCGGGCTTCATCGACACCGACATGACCCGGGAACTGGGCGACGAGATCAAAACCTCGCTGCTGGCGTCGATTCCGCTGGAACGGCTCGGCTCCGCCGAGGAAATCGCGCACGCGGTATCGTTCCTGGCCTCCCCGGGAGCTTCCTATATCACCGGCGAAACCCTGCATGTGAACGGCGGAATGTATATGCCCTAA